The genomic region TGCCAAATACGGGCAACGACCACTGAAACGGAGCCGGCGAGGTTGTCGTCTGTCCCCCACTGGTCACGGTACTCGGTACCGACTGACCGGGTGCGTTGACACGGAAAAAGAAGACATCGAGCCCGAAGCCGAGCCAGTCGAAGCGATCGAGCCAATAGCCGGTTCGGCCGCCGACGGTCCATGTGTCGCTAACGGATAAGCCTTGATTGGTGGTCGTCGTCCCGCTGGTGCTGCTGACGGTCACGTCGGTCTTGTTTGTGAAGACCGCACCGCCATAAATGTCGGCATACATTTCGGCGGAGGTTTCGTGAGGAACCAGGAACAACAGCACGAAGGACCAAAGAATCAATGGTTGGACCCGCCTGCGATGCACCATCACATGCCTCCATACGCCAGGAAACTACGTAAGAAGTCTAGCGTGATCTTTTGACTTGTCAACCTGCACGCCCCCTCTGGGAAGTGGTTGCAAGTCGAGAAGCACCTCTAGATACCATTGATTTGAGTCAGAGAAATGCCCGGGACTTAGGTGCGAATGTCAGACAGCGAACGTATGAGGTATGTGACGGAATGATACCGGGAAGGTGGTTTCTTGGGCAGGGAATTCAATTAGGACTCATACGCCTCCTTCCAATGCTTGTCCATTTGCACCTTCTGACTATTCACTTCATATACCACTGCATCTGAATTTTCCACCTCATGAAGGAGAAGCCATTTACTATGGACAACGAGCTGCGCTCCATCGCGACACTTATGAATCAACTTGCCCTCCCAAAAGCCTCTTTGCACCAACTGTGTTTCGATTGATGACAACGAACAAGGGAAGATTGTCTTCAGGAGGAAATGGGAAGTTTTTCCTACCGTCTCGTTAGCATCCCAGCCATACAATCGTTTGGCACCCTGATTCCAACCCTGAATAGTACCATCGGTATTGCGAATCAAGATCGCATCCTCGAGTCGGTCGGCATAGAAATCTATGACGTATGGCTGTTGTCTGAACTGGGACGTAATCCCACTTGGCACAGAAGCGGGACTAACAGCATTGCCGGCAAGCAAACCTTTTAGTCGAAGAGCTCGTTGCTCGAGGAGATGCCAGGAAGCTGCGGCGAGCATTAACGTGAACCAAGGGCGATAGGGAAGGAATGAACCAGCAGCACAGCTAAGGCCGCGGCTATTCGAATGAGGTTAAAATTATTGTCGCGGCCTTGAGTGTAATGAGACAGCTTCATGAGTCGGCCTGGGGTGAAGAGCAGTGATCCAATATAATGAGTACACTGCGGCTGCAGGTCTTTAGTACTCGGGGAAGCCCCGCGCCCCCTTGAATCGCCACGGTTGATTCTTGCTGCGGGTACCACCACCCTGAAGTGGCTCAGGTAGACCTCGTTCAACCGACCGACTCTCAATCTTTCACTGCAACCCTTCGCGCATCCGAACTGCCTTGACATTGGCCTCATGCCATTGTCCCGCCTCATGCTCGCTTCCTGTCCATGGACACTGATCGCATTCGACCAACCCATTGTCCACCTGAAGGTCCAGGCACCCACAATGAGGACAATGCGGCACTGGTTTCTTTAGATCTTCGAGAAGCCTCAGGCCTCCTATTGGCAATGCATTCACAATGAACCTCCCTTGTCTCGTTGACAGCAGAAAGACCCTCCCGGCGTCCTGCAGGGACGGAAGGAGCGTGGAAGACGGCGCACGATCCAGTCTAAATTACAAGGAAGCAGGCGGAGGGTCGACTTGCGAGGGACTTGAGAGGTAACGCTGATGTCGCGGAGTTGCCACCGTATCTCCTACTACTTCTCTATAGTTTCATATTGGAGAAGGGCAAAACAAGCACTCTTTCTTCCAGATGATCCGCATCGTCATTCTACATCCTCGCGGGAATTATCACTGCCAGCGAGCAGGCCTCGCTCCTTAAATTCTCCTGACCAGAACTTTCCCTAGAATCGAGGATTCACGGGGCATAATATACATGACCCAACAGCTCAAGTGACCCAACCTTCGACGGAGGATGCAATGCGCATTCTGCTAGCCATCGACGAGTCCGAAAGCTCTCATCGCGCTGTCAAGTATGTGGGATCTCTTTTGCACCGAACACCTGATGTGGCCATCACGATCTTTCATGTCCTCAAACCTATGCCCAGGGGGTTGCTGGAGCATGGGGGATCGGAGAGTCCGGCCGTCGAAGCACAAATGGATCAGCAGCTACACAAGGACCAGGAAGACTGGATTCGAAAGCAACGGGAATCCCAGTGTCA from Nitrospira japonica harbors:
- a CDS encoding universal stress protein, yielding MRILLAIDESESSHRAVKYVGSLLHRTPDVAITIFHVLKPMPRGLLEHGGSESPAVEAQMDQQLHKDQEDWIRKQRESQCHVLQSACQTLKDSGFDIQRVTLKFGHEDDIARNILEEARGHETIVVGRHGMSRIKRLFGGGVTDQILRDAKGFAIWIVE
- a CDS encoding outer membrane protein; amino-acid sequence: MVHRRRVQPLILWSFVLLFLVPHETSAEMYADIYGGAVFTNKTDVTVSSTSGTTTTNQGLSVSDTWTVGGRTGYWLDRFDWLGFGLDVFFFRVNAPGQSVPSTVTSGGQTTTSPAPFQWSLPVFGIGFDVLRLRIPLLRSDAFPHGRLQPYMSAGPSLFITYAGTPMNVQPQNQHETDVSVGAKVDAGVTFMLTKNIGLFTQYRFTHFTSELSYQNAVTGFSTDSYRATFDSHHVLGGLSIQFP
- a CDS encoding PAS domain-containing protein, with product MLAAASWHLLEQRALRLKGLLAGNAVSPASVPSGITSQFRQQPYVIDFYADRLEDAILIRNTDGTIQGWNQGAKRLYGWDANETVGKTSHFLLKTIFPCSLSSIETQLVQRGFWEGKLIHKCRDGAQLVVHSKWLLLHEVENSDAVVYEVNSQKVQMDKHWKEAYES